A portion of the Mustela erminea isolate mMusErm1 chromosome 19, mMusErm1.Pri, whole genome shotgun sequence genome contains these proteins:
- the CA7 gene encoding carbonic anhydrase 7 isoform X2, translated as MTGHHGWGYGQNDGPSQWHKLYPIAQGDRQSPINIVSSQAVYSPSLKPLELSYEACISLSIANNGHSVQVDFNDSDDRTVVTGGPLDGPYRLKQFHFHWGKKHSVGSEHTVDGKSFPSELHLVHWNAKKYSTFGEAASAPDGLAVVGVFLETGNEHPSMNRLTDALYMVRFKGTKAQFSCFNPKCLLPASRHYWTYPGSLTTPPLSESVTWIVLREPISISERQMEKFRSLLFTSEDDERIHMVNNFRPPQPLKGRVVKASFRA; from the exons GCCCCTCACAGTGGCACAAGCTGTATCCCATTGCCCAGGGAGACCGCCAGTCACCAATCAATATTGTGTCCAGCCAGGCTGTGTACTCGCCCAGCCTGAAACCACTGGAGCTTTCCTATGAGGCCTGCATATCCCTCAGCATCGCCAACAATGGCCACTCTGTCCAGGTGGACTTCAATGACAGCGATGACCGAACTG TGGTGACTGGGGGGCCCTTGGATGGGCCATACCGGCTCAAGCAGTTCCATTTCCACTGGGGCAAGAAGCACAGTGTGGGCTCAGAACACACGGTAGATGGCAAGTCATTCCCCAGCGAG CTGCACCTTGTTCACTGGAACGCCAAGAAATACAGCACCTTTGGGGAGGCAGCCTCAGCACCTGATGGCCTGGCTGTGGTCGGAGTCTTCTTGGAG ACAGGGAACGAGCACCCCAGCATGAATCGGCTGACAGATGCGCTGTACATGGTTCGGTTTAAG ggaaCGAAGGCCCAGTTCAGCTGCTTCAACCCCAAGTGCCTCCTGCCTGCCAGCCGGCACTACTGGACCTACCCGGGCTCCCTGACGACCCCCCCACTGAGTGAGAGTGTCACCTGGATTGTGCTGCGGGAACCTATCAGCATCTCCGAGAGGCAG ATGGAGAAGTTCCGGAGCCTGCTTTTCACCTCAGAGGACGATGAGAGGATCCACATGGTGAACAACTTCCGGCCGCCACAGCCACTGAAGGGCCGCGTGGTGAAGGCCTCTTTCCGGGCCTGA
- the CA7 gene encoding carbonic anhydrase 7 isoform X3 gives MKTQDPRCQKETPDRAGGCGETGKCCQAVYSPSLKPLELSYEACISLSIANNGHSVQVDFNDSDDRTVVTGGPLDGPYRLKQFHFHWGKKHSVGSEHTVDGKSFPSELHLVHWNAKKYSTFGEAASAPDGLAVVGVFLETGNEHPSMNRLTDALYMVRFKGTKAQFSCFNPKCLLPASRHYWTYPGSLTTPPLSESVTWIVLREPISISERQMEKFRSLLFTSEDDERIHMVNNFRPPQPLKGRVVKASFRA, from the exons CCAGGCTGTGTACTCGCCCAGCCTGAAACCACTGGAGCTTTCCTATGAGGCCTGCATATCCCTCAGCATCGCCAACAATGGCCACTCTGTCCAGGTGGACTTCAATGACAGCGATGACCGAACTG TGGTGACTGGGGGGCCCTTGGATGGGCCATACCGGCTCAAGCAGTTCCATTTCCACTGGGGCAAGAAGCACAGTGTGGGCTCAGAACACACGGTAGATGGCAAGTCATTCCCCAGCGAG CTGCACCTTGTTCACTGGAACGCCAAGAAATACAGCACCTTTGGGGAGGCAGCCTCAGCACCTGATGGCCTGGCTGTGGTCGGAGTCTTCTTGGAG ACAGGGAACGAGCACCCCAGCATGAATCGGCTGACAGATGCGCTGTACATGGTTCGGTTTAAG ggaaCGAAGGCCCAGTTCAGCTGCTTCAACCCCAAGTGCCTCCTGCCTGCCAGCCGGCACTACTGGACCTACCCGGGCTCCCTGACGACCCCCCCACTGAGTGAGAGTGTCACCTGGATTGTGCTGCGGGAACCTATCAGCATCTCCGAGAGGCAG ATGGAGAAGTTCCGGAGCCTGCTTTTCACCTCAGAGGACGATGAGAGGATCCACATGGTGAACAACTTCCGGCCGCCACAGCCACTGAAGGGCCGCGTGGTGAAGGCCTCTTTCCGGGCCTGA
- the CA7 gene encoding carbonic anhydrase 7 isoform X4, which produces MWGDREVLAVYSPSLKPLELSYEACISLSIANNGHSVQVDFNDSDDRTVVTGGPLDGPYRLKQFHFHWGKKHSVGSEHTVDGKSFPSELHLVHWNAKKYSTFGEAASAPDGLAVVGVFLETGNEHPSMNRLTDALYMVRFKGTKAQFSCFNPKCLLPASRHYWTYPGSLTTPPLSESVTWIVLREPISISERQMEKFRSLLFTSEDDERIHMVNNFRPPQPLKGRVVKASFRA; this is translated from the exons GCTGTGTACTCGCCCAGCCTGAAACCACTGGAGCTTTCCTATGAGGCCTGCATATCCCTCAGCATCGCCAACAATGGCCACTCTGTCCAGGTGGACTTCAATGACAGCGATGACCGAACTG TGGTGACTGGGGGGCCCTTGGATGGGCCATACCGGCTCAAGCAGTTCCATTTCCACTGGGGCAAGAAGCACAGTGTGGGCTCAGAACACACGGTAGATGGCAAGTCATTCCCCAGCGAG CTGCACCTTGTTCACTGGAACGCCAAGAAATACAGCACCTTTGGGGAGGCAGCCTCAGCACCTGATGGCCTGGCTGTGGTCGGAGTCTTCTTGGAG ACAGGGAACGAGCACCCCAGCATGAATCGGCTGACAGATGCGCTGTACATGGTTCGGTTTAAG ggaaCGAAGGCCCAGTTCAGCTGCTTCAACCCCAAGTGCCTCCTGCCTGCCAGCCGGCACTACTGGACCTACCCGGGCTCCCTGACGACCCCCCCACTGAGTGAGAGTGTCACCTGGATTGTGCTGCGGGAACCTATCAGCATCTCCGAGAGGCAG ATGGAGAAGTTCCGGAGCCTGCTTTTCACCTCAGAGGACGATGAGAGGATCCACATGGTGAACAACTTCCGGCCGCCACAGCCACTGAAGGGCCGCGTGGTGAAGGCCTCTTTCCGGGCCTGA